The Carassius gibelio isolate Cgi1373 ecotype wild population from Czech Republic chromosome A24, carGib1.2-hapl.c, whole genome shotgun sequence genome window below encodes:
- the LOC127946533 gene encoding cyclin-dependent kinase 8-like, protein MDYDFKVKLTGERERVEDLFEYEGCKVGRGTYGHVYKAKRKDGKDDKDYALKQIEGTGISMSACREIALLRELKHPNVISLQKVFLSHADRKVWLLFDYAEHDLWHIIKFHRASKANKKPLQLPRGMVKSLLYQILDGIHYLHANWVLHRDLKPANILVMGEGPERGRVKIADMGFARLFNSPLKPLADLDPVVVTFWYRAPELLLGARHYTKAIDIWAIGCIFAELLTSEPIFHCRQEDIKTSNPYHHDQLDRIFNVMGFPADKDWEDIKKMPEHSTLMKDFRRNTYTNCSLIKYMEKHKVKPDSKAFHLLQKLLTMDPIRRITSEQAMQDSYFLEEPLPTSDVFAGCQIPYPKREFLTEEEPEDKADKKNQQQQQQQGNNHTNGAGHTGNPDNSHAQGPPLKKVRVVPPTTTSSGLIMTTDYQRTNPHAAYQNPGPSTSLPQSSMGYSSTSQQPPQYSHQTHRY, encoded by the exons ATGGACTATGATTTCAAAGTGAAGCTCACCGGGGAGAGAGAACGAGTCGAGGATCTCTTTGAGTACGAGGGATGTAAAGTTGGACGGGGGACTTATGGCCATGTGTACAAAGCAAAGAGGAAAGATGG GAAGGATGATAAAGATTATGCTCTGAAGCAGATTGAAGGCACAGGGATCTCTATGTCTGCCTGCAGAGAGATAGCA CTGCTGCGTGAACTGAAGCACCCCAATGTGATCTCACTGCAGAAGGTTTTCCTGTCACATGCAGACCGCAAAGTGTGGCTTCTCTTTGACTACGCTGAACATGACCTCTGG CACATCATCAAGTTCCACAGAGCCTCCAAGGCCAATAAGAAGCCTCTTCAGCTGCCACGTGGGATGGTAAAGTCTTTGCTCTACCAGATCCTGGATGGCATCCACTATTTGCACGCCAACTGGGTCCTGCACAGAGACCTG AAACCTGCCAACATATTGGTAATGGGAGAAGGTCCTGAAAGAGGACGTGTGAAGATAG CTGATATGGGATTTGCCCGACTCTTCAACTCACCACTGAAGCCTTTAGCAGATCTGGATCCTGTAGTTGTAACGTTCTGGTACAGAGCACCGGAGCTGCTGCTGGGAGCCAGGCATTACACCAAAGCCATTG atATCTGGGCGATTGGCTGTATCTTTGCTGAGCTTTTGACCTCAGAGCCCATCTTCCACTGTCGACAGGAAGACATTAAGACCAGTAATCCTTACCATCACGATCAGCTGGACCGGATCTTTAATGTCATGGGCTTTCCAGCAG ATAAAGACTGGGAGGACATTAAGAAGATGCCGGAACACTCTACGTTGATGAAAGACTTTAGGAGGAATAC GTACACTAACTGCAGCCTTATAAAATATATGGAGAAACATAAAGTCAAACCTGACAGCAAAGCATTCCACTTG CTGCAAAAGCTGCTTACAATGGACCCAATCCGCCGAATCACATCTGAGCAGGCCATGCAAGACTCGTACTTCCTGGAGGAGCCTTTACCCACGTCTGA TGTCTTTGCTGGCTGCCAGATTCCTTATCCCAAACGAGAATTCCTGACAGAAGAGGAGCCGGAAGACAAGGCAGATAAA AaaaaccagcagcagcagcagcagcaggggaACAACCACACCAATGGGGCGGGGCACACAGGTAACCCTGACAACAGCCACGCACAAGGCCCGCCTCTGAAAAAGGTGAGAGTGGTTCCGCCCACTACTACCTCAAGTGGCCTGATCATGACCACAGATTACCAG CGCACCAATCCACATGCTGCCTACCAGAACCCAGGACCAAGCACATCATTGCCCCAAAGCAGCATGGGATACTCCTCTACCTCCCAGCAGCCTCCACAGTACTCACACCAGACCCACCGCTACTGA